TGCCTCGGCCGGCAGCAGGAGCTCGTCCAGGTTCGGGGGCAGCTCCTGCGGAAGAGCAGCGCCTGGCAGGGCCCCAAGAGGCCCAGAACGGGGCTCCTGCTGCCTGGGGACCCGTGCCATCTCCTGAGGCGGGGGGACCGAGGCCACAGAGggagcccctggcctgggcaggctgtcccctccacctcccagtCTGTCACCGCCGGGTctgggcccctcctccccccacgcccctcccccacgctgcaccccctcctcccccaccggCACCCTCCCCCGCCGGGGGCCCACCAGCTGCCTCTGGCCTGAGCCTGGCCTGCCCCCGCGGCAGCCCTGGGCGGGAAGTGGGCGCCCTTTACTCCACAACTACCACCTGCTGCCTGCTCTGCCCTTCTGGGCCCAGGGTGACTCCCAGAGGACGGCAGAGCCACCAGCCTGGGCATCTGCCTTCACGTCCGTcttgctcaggtcactgttgtgtgGGGCTCTGGTGACATCGGCCAGACCTGGTCCTGACGCTGCCCTGCCCTGTTTTGTCCCCTGGCCTGTCACCCGTTGTCAGCCTGGGAAGCAGCCACTTTGATTCTCCCACAGTCAACACCCCCCAGAGGGCACTCAGGAAGTGCCCAAGACCCCCACTGGCGGCGACAATCACTTCCTTCCTCCGGGGGAGGGGGCGTTAGGGCCACCCCCGGTCTAGAAGCCTACATCCGGCCTCAGAGTCAGGGCATGCCCCTGGCAGGGGACAGAGAACCCCAGAGAGATGCGCACAGCATCCAACGGGCTTCCCCAGACATCAGCGCGAcaacccccagcctggctgcCTTCGGTCCCTCGAGCAGTCAGGACGCTTGTCTCATCATCAAAGACCCCCGGAGCCCCGAGCGGCCCAGCTCACAGGCAGGGCCCCAGAGGGTGTGGAGGGACGGAGAATGGAGCCCCTGGCTGCGTGGGACACACGACGGGAAACAGACATGGACGGGGGTGCAGACGCCAGCCTGTGCTGCCCAGCAGTGGACAGGAGTCCCCACATCTGCCAGGCCCCAACGGACACACACAGGGGTGGCCCAGGGCGACTGTAACAGCCAGGTCCTGCGATGGGGACCACCAGCCGGAGGCTGTGCGTGGAGGGGCGAGGCCTCCAGGGACgtctctgccccctcctcccaaatGAGCTGGGAATCTAAACCTCGGAAGGTATGGTGTGTGTGCAAAGACAGTGTGTGTGCGAAAAGATACAATATAGTGCAGGAAGACAGTGTATGTGTGAAAAGACAGCGTGTGCACAAAGATACAGTGCACGTGTAAAAGAAACAGTGTGTGTGCAAAGAGACAGTGTGTGTGCGAAAAGATACGGTGTGTGTGCAAAAGCGTACAGTGCACATGTAAAAGGTAGCGTGTGTGCAAAGATGCAGGCTACGTGCACCAAGCAGCCCCAGTGCCGGCCGCCGGCCGGGGGAGGGTGGGCTCTAGGCAGGAGGCTCCTCTGGGGGTGAGGCGGGAGCCCGGAGACCCTAGCAGAGAACCGGCCAGAGATTCCTGCGGCGGCCGGGGGACGGGGCGGCTGCTCACCTTCTGGCCCTGCATGTTCCACGTGGCCACGAAGAGCGCCACGGTCCGGTCTGGGAAGTACCGGGCCAGCTCGTCCGCCCCCATCAGGGCCCCGCTGGCCAGGAGGCTCCCCTCCAGGTAGCTCCTGCGGAGACAGGGACCGTCGGAACGGGGGGTCCGAGGAGAGGCACGGGCGGGGGGCCAGGTGCAGGACCACCTTCTGGACGTTGGGAGCCGCCCTCCAGAGCTGGGAGCTCCCAAGGACCCTGCTGGTCACCACAGAGCCCAGCGCCTCGGTCCCCGCTCTCTGGAGAAAGCGCCGGCTTTGCGGCTCTACAAACACCAGCACCTCCGACGGCTGTCCAGCACCGTCCTGGAGGGCATTTTGGGTTTCTGCCGAACCTGTGAAGGCAACGCCCTGAAAGGGCCGCAGAGCTGGAGGTGGGCTTCCGGACGGCTAAGCAGACCCGGAGGGGACGGGGCCCTTTCCGGGGACCCTGGCCTCCGCCTCGCAGTCCGGCCCCGAGAGCACAAACGCTCTCGTGACTCCCGTGCAGATGGCGCCCGCTGGTTCAATCCGCTCGAAGGTGTTCACAGAAGAACGCAGACTAAAGGTTCACCAATGTCCGCTGCCAAGGTCCCTGCTGGCTCAGGACCCGGCGCtgtcacggctgtggtgcaggttcgatccgtggtcTGGGAACTGCCCCGCCGGAGGTGCAGACGCCCTAACAGGGGCAGCAAAGCCCCGGCTccgaaccccccccccccccccccccccgcccagagCGCTGCCCCTGAGCTGCTCCCTCCAGAAGCAGCTTGGCTGTCAGCCCGTCACCACTCATCTGCCGATGGCCATGTGCAGACGGCCAGGGTTGGTTTGGGGACACTGAGACCTGAGCTCCCTGTCACGCTCACGTGTCATAAAACCTTCCCAGGACTGCCCTGGTTTGCGCCACATGAAGCCCGCTCTCTGGCGGCGGGCTGCACGGAACCGGGCGCCGCCCTGGCCACTGCCCCCCAGCAGCCCGAGGGCAGCCCTTGGCAAGGGGACGGGGCGCAGCTGCCCGCCCGCCCGGGGAGCGCGGAGCTGGctggggaggcggcggcggggtGGCCTCACCTCCGGCAGTGTGTTCGCCCGTGGGGGCCTCCGCCGCTTCTCGACTGCGGTGTCGGCCGCGCTCCTCCGGGAGGCCCTTCGGGACCCCGTTCCCAGCAGCGTGCTCAGGCGGACGGATCAGGGGTAGGGAGCCAGGCGGCAGCCACACCGGGTGTGCCTGCCTGGTCCCCTGAGCCTGCTTGGCTCCACGACAGACCTGcctccccggggcggggggggggggtcactggTCCCGAGAAGCGTGGGGGACAGAGGCCCTCAGTCCAGGGCTGGAGAGGGACCATCCGCCTGGCTTTTAGAGCTGAGCCCGAGATGACCGCTCGCTGGCCGCACCCCTTCCTCACTGGGCTCTTTAAATGTTCTACCACTTTGGTTTGGGGAGGTCGGAATGTGGGGGGCACAAGCCACCCGGCTCCTTGCATGGCCCCCCATAAACCTTCCTCCGCTCCCAAACTCTGCCCTCTGGGTTGGCCTGGCCTGGGCGAGGCTCCACGGGAACGGGAACGGCGCGAACACCATCAGCGGCCGGGCCAGGGGGAGCGAGGGCACCTCCGGTGGCCCCAGGACCCAGCTCCCGGGGGCGCGGgttgggaggggaggaggtgggtctGGGCGGGCGGGATCAGAAGCATCTGAGGCCACCCGCCACCGCGTCCTGGCGAACCCCCAGGACTCGGGCTCATGGGAGCCCAGCAGAGGGGCGGCCTCCACGCTCTCCCAGCTATAAAGTCAACACGGATACACTATGAAAGCCCCGTAAGACCCCGAGCCTGGCGTCCTCCGAGacacagcccccccaccccccggcccgcAGGGGTGGGTGCCAACTGGGTCCCGGAATGCTGAGAAATCGCAGGGTGCTCCCGAGAGCAGAGACAGCCTCTCCTGCGGGGTGGGCCCTGCAGAGCCCAGGGGCAGCGGGGCCGCAGTCACCAAGGGCCCTCCGCCCAGTCCAGCTCTCAGGCCTGGAGGAGGGCACAgggcaccacagctcctggctgAGTGCGGCCCCACCAGCCCTCTTGGAGCGCTGGGCCGACCTGTCCCAGCCGGTGACGAAACAGGAAGGAACGCGAGCCAGCACGGCGCGCAGAGGGGCCCTGAATCCCTGAACTCTGTTGAACAGGAGCCCGCGGGGCTGAGCCACGGAaaagctggggaggggctggacgCGGGGCTCGGCAGAGGGGCCTGCCTGCTGGGCCACCTTCCTGGGTGCTCACGGAGCTCGTGAAGGCTGACGCCGAGGCCATGGGGGCCGCCTACCTGCTGCGGACGTCCTGGGCGCGGATGGGTGCCAGGAGGCTGAAGGTGGACCTGGCCGAGTGAAGGGAGCCGTCGTCAcaggccagggggctggggggccgGCCGGGGCCCAGGCTGCTGTGGGCCCGGAACAGCCTGGCCTGCAGGCGGAGCTTGTAGTCGGCGTGGTCCGAGTCCACCTTGTGCGCCGTCCGCAGGGACTCGGAGGCGACGCTGTGGTCCATGGCGGGCAGCGGGCGTGCGGGAAGCACACTGGCCAGCCGGGGGCTGCTCCTGGCCGCGGCCCCGTCGCGGTGCAGGAGGTCCAGGGAAGTGCTGACCATCCCGGAGAGGCAGCTCCCCCATGTGGAGGGGCCTCCGCCGCCCAGGGCCCCGCGGGCTGTGGGGATTTCCTGCAGGGAGGTGCTCAGGCAGGGCGGGGAGCCGCCGTGGGCGGGGGTCTCAGGGGCCTTGTCCGGCAGGGAGCCCCCGGAGGGGCTGGCCCCGTTCCGCGCGGCCAGGTCCTCCCGGCTGGTTCGGAAACGcctcttcctccagctcttcTCGTCCAGGGACAGCGCTCGCTCCAGCCTGGGCCTGGTAGGCGGCTTTGGGGTGAAGGGTCTTGCCTTGGCCTGCGGGTCGTCCTCCTTACTGCTGACGGGGGCCGCAGTGTCCAGAGGGAGCACTGGGCTCTTCTCGGGCCCCAGGCGGGGGGCAGTGGGCGGGGCCGGGGACCCCGGATGGGGGGCAAGCTCTTCATCCGTGTTTGGAAGCTGCCCCTTGAGCATTCTGCCTTCAGGCTCCTGGGCGGTGATCGGCTGCTGGGGGGCGACCTCCGAGTGCCCCCGGCTCGCCCACTTGGACGGCATAGTCCAGGGACCAGCCCTCGTGGACGGCGGCAGCCCAGACGCCCCCCGGAGATGGTTCCTCCTGGGCTGCTGGCGACGTCCAGATGTCTGGTGTCAGGGATGCATGGTCAGCCGTGGCCGCGGCTCCCCTTCAGGCCCGAGGGGACCCAGCGTGAGCAGGGCCAGTGGCTGCATGGCTGGGAGCCCTGCCCGTCTGGAGTCCCCTCAAGTACCTAAGGGAAAACGGTGCTGTTAGCCTTCCCCGCCGTGGCCCTGCAGCCATTCAACGTTCCTAAGAGCCCCTGGTGCAGGGTGACAGAGTCGGCAGGTCGGCGAGAGTGGCAGGGACAAGCACCGAGGCATTCAGGTCTGCCTCCTCCCCCTAGGAGGGGCGACCGCCGAGCGTCCGAGGACGGCGGGAGGCCACCCTCCTGCCCCCGGGGCTGCTGCCCTCGCGGGGTGCCGGCCACGAATTCCCGCTCCGGGGCGTGGGCGCCGCCTGCCCGGGGTCCCTGCCGCCCCGGCCTCGCCCACCTGCGCGCCCGCCACCATCGCTCGGCCCGCAGACCCCGCCCGAGAGCGGGCGACACCAGCAGCTCTGCGGCCCCTGCTGCCAAGGCCCCCGCCGCAGGACCCGCAGTCAGCCCGGCCGGCGGCGCGCCCCAGGGCAACGACCGTCGCGGGTCCGccgtggggcgggggggtggtggtgcGCGCGAGCCCCGCGCCCGCCCTCGCGCCCCCGAGTCACCGCGCCCCGCGTCCCCACCTCTCCGCGCGCGCCGCCGGTTCCCCGGCCCCGCGGGCCTCGGCGGCCGCTCCCCGGCAACCGGCGGGCAGCGCGGCCCGGACTCCGGCGCCCGCAGCGGCCCCTGGCGGCCGGAGGACCCAGCCGCGCCACCCGAGGACCGAGAGCGCCCCCGGCGGGCACCAGGGGCAGCTGCGCCGCCTTCCCTCcgcgggccccgcccccgccccgcgggTCTCGCCAGCGACAGGCGCAGGGTGGGGAGGCTTTGCAACAGGTGGGACTGTGGTTCCCCACGTCCCACTGCCGTCAAGATGGGTCTTGGCGTCCAGCCCGCCCACCACCCATGGGAGAGGCGCCCCTTCTCCGCCAGCTGATCCAAGTGCAGGGGAGGCCCGGGCGCCCCTAACGGTGACCTGGGTTCGGGAGGCCCTTGGGTTTCCAGTAAACAAAGCGACACAGGTGAAAGGGCTTGAGAgcgcaaaatattttatttaacaatttgcATTTAGGAAAAATAGCAGCTCCCGCCTAGGAGGAAGCGTCTTGAATCAAAAGTCGCTGGCAGTCAACACGGAGAACAATGGGTGGGCTGCCCAGGAAGCCAACGGCGCCAGGCGGGTCTCGGGTCCCAGGAATCGCAGCGGAC
The nucleotide sequence above comes from Phacochoerus africanus isolate WHEZ1 chromosome 2, ROS_Pafr_v1, whole genome shotgun sequence. Encoded proteins:
- the INPP5E gene encoding phosphatidylinositol polyphosphate 5-phosphatase type IV, which gives rise to MPSKWASRGHSEVAPQQPITAQEPEGRMLKGQLPNTDEELAPHPGSPAPPTAPRLGPEKSPVLPLDTAAPVSSKEDDPQAKARPFTPKPPTRPRLERALSLDEKSWRKRRFRTSREDLAARNGASPSGGSLPDKAPETPAHGGSPPCLSTSLQEIPTARGALGGGGPSTWGSCLSGMVSTSLDLLHRDGAAARSSPRLASVLPARPLPAMDHSVASESLRTAHKVDSDHADYKLRLQARLFRAHSSLGPGRPPSPLACDDGSLHSARSTFSLLAPIRAQDVRSRSYLEGSLLASGALMGADELARYFPDRTVALFVATWNMQGQKELPPNLDELLLPAEADYAQDLYVVGVQEGCSDRREWETRLQETLGPHYVMLHSAAHGALYLSVLIRRDLIWFCSEVESATVTTRIVSQIKTKGALGVSFTFFGTSFLFITSHFTSGDGKVGERLTDYSKTIQGLALPRTVPDTSPYRSDAADVTTRFDGVFWFGDFNFRLSGGRAAVEAMLKREAGASVRALLQHDQLAREMSRGSVFKGFQEPDIHFLPSYKFDVGKDSYDTTSKQRVPSYTDRVLYRSRHRDDICPLKYSCCPGIRTSDHRPVYGLFRVKVRPGRDNIPLAAGKFDRELYLLGIKRRISKETQRQQALKSQHASAVCTVS